Proteins encoded by one window of Musa acuminata AAA Group cultivar baxijiao chromosome BXJ2-9, Cavendish_Baxijiao_AAA, whole genome shotgun sequence:
- the LOC135624029 gene encoding uncharacterized protein LOC135624029, with the protein MRLIDRSDSPQDVAAAVVCSALLVLSAASAAAVLRVRRLCRRRLHDIVNPLWSVRLVLLLFASIWSLSDILRSPIFRRRLPLPFRRRLDILCHAHLVATQALAEPAFLTVVLFLLRASIRPKPASSASAFAAAIAAALVSALPFLTLYSLYLTVSTWDLRRLSLPPVLFGPSDSGVTSISSSAAAAYQCTYPLIGAVLLAVLGAVYVPVFISASWGAVSVVINRRLRARLYALSATVVGALSVQVAALTFSTLCNPGDTAFQWLSLAAAVAFATLAAVGEAILVVWPIIDALSVGKTEEATPKHMQSTCVVGVRDVAQEEGEVDGGVV; encoded by the coding sequence ATGCGGCTGATCGACCGCTCCGACTCCCCCCAGGACGTGGCCGCCGCCGTCGTATGCTCCGCCCTCCTCGTCCTCTCCGCTGCCTCCGCCGCAGCCGTTCTTCGTGTACGCCGCCTCTGCCGCAGGCGCCTCCACGACATCGTCAACCCGCTCTGGTCCGTccgcctcgtcctcctcctcttcgcctCCATCTGGTCCCTCTCCGACATCCTCCGCTCCCCAATCTTCCGACGTCGCCTCCCGCTCCCCTTCCGCCGCCGCCTGGACATCCTCTGCCACGCCCACCTCGTCGCCACGCAGGCTCTAGCCGAGCCCGCCTTCCTCACcgtcgtcctcttcctcctccgcgcCTCCATCCGCCCCAAACCAGCCTCCTCAGCCTCCGCATTCGCTGCCGCCATCGCCGCCGCGCTCGTCTCCGCCCTCCCATTTCTCACCCTTTACTCTCTCTACCTCACCGTCTCTACCTGGGACCTCCGCCGACTTAGCCTCCCCCCCGTCCTCTTCGGCCCCAGCGACAGCGGTGTAACTTCGATCTCTTCCTCCGCCGCCGCGGCCTACCAGTGCACGTACCCGCTCATCGGCGCCGTTCTCCTCGCGGTACTGGGCGCGGTGTACGTACCGGTCTTCATCTCCGCCTCGTGGGGAGCGGTGTCGGTGGTCATAAACCGGCGGCTGAGAGCGAGGCTTTACGCGCTCTCCGCCACGGTGGTTGGGGCACTCTCCGTCCAGGTGGCTGCTCTCACCTTCTCAACGCTCTGCAACCCTGGAGACACCGCGTTCCAGTGGCTCTccctcgccgccgccgtcgcGTTCGCGACGTTAGCAGCAGTCGGCGAGGCGATCCTGGTCGTCTGGCCCATCATCGATGCGCTCTCCGTCGGCAAGACGGAGGAGGCAACACCGAAGCACATGCAAAGCACGTGCGTGGTGGGTGTGCGGGACGTGGCACAGGAGGAGGGGGAGGTGGACGGCGGGGTGGTCTGA
- the LOC135621916 gene encoding pyrophosphate--fructose 6-phosphate 1-phosphotransferase subunit alpha-like — MESDYGVPRDLSGLQKQRALYQPELPLCLQGTTVRVEFGDTTIAADPADDHAIRQAFPHTSGQPLAHFLRATASVPDAQIIEEHPAIRVGIVFCGRQSPGGHNVIWGLYNAIKSHNPESTLFGFVGGTEGLFAMRILKITDDILSTYKNQGGYDLLGRTKDQIRTSEQVNATMSACQELNLTGLVIIGGVTSHTDAAQLAETFVESKCQTKVVGVPVTLNGDLKNQFVETDVGFDTICKVNSQLISNVCTDALSAEKYYYFIRLMGRKASHVALECTLQSHPNMVILGEDVAVSKLTIFDITKQICDAVQARAEKDKYHGVILIPEGLVESIPELYALLQEIHGLHRQGVSVETIPSQLSPWASALFEFLPPFMRKQVVLHPESDDSAQLSQIETERLLAHLVETEMNRRLKEGTYIGKKFNSICHFFGYQARGSLPSKFDCDYAYALGHVCYHILAAGLNGYMATITNLKNPVNKWRCGAAPIPAMMTVKRLYGAGATAIGKPAIHPATVDLEGKAYELVRLRASSFLMDDIYRNPGPIQFEGPGADANSISLCVEDQDYMGRIKLLQEYMDKVKSIVKPGCSQDVLKAALSAMASVTDVLALMSSSSMNGQTPL; from the exons ATGGAATCCGACTACGGCGTCCCGCGAGACCTGTCGGGTCTACAGAAGCAGCGGGCTCTTTACCAGCCGGAACTCCCTCTATGCCTTCAG GGGACAACAGTTAGGGTTGAGTTTGGTGACACAACAATTGCTGCAGACCCTGCAGATGACCATGCTATCAGACAGGCCTTTCCTCACACATCTGGGCAACCTTTGGCTCATTTTTTGAGGGCTACCGCTAGTGTTCCAGATGCACAGATAATAGAAGAGCATCCAGCTATCAG GGTGGGAATTGTATTTTGTGGGAGACAATCCCCAGGAGGACATAATGTAATTTGGGGTCTTTATAATGCCATTAAATCTCATAACCCAGAGAGCACATTATTTGGATTTGTTG GTGGTACGGAGGGCTTATTTGCTATGAGAATTCTGAAAATTACAGACGATATACTTTCCACATATAAAAATCAGG GTGGTTATGATTTGCTCGGACGGACGAAAGATCAAATAAGAACAAGTGAGCAAGTCAATGCTACAATGTCTGCGTGCCAAGAACTGAATTTAACCGGTCTTGTCATTATTGGTG GAGTTACATCCCACACAGATGCTGCTCAGCTAGCAGAGACCTTTGTGGAGTCCAAATGTCAAACAAAG GTAGTTGGAGTTCCTGTAACCTTGAACGGAGATCTCAAGAACCAATTTGTTGAGACAGACGTAGGGTTTGACACAATATGCAAG GTTAATTCGCAACTCATCAGCAATGTTTGTACAGATGCCCTTTCTGCAGAGAAG TATTACTATTTTATTCGCTTGATGGGACGTAAGGCATCTCATGTGGCCTTAGAGTGTACTCTCCAGTCGCATCCAAACATG GTTATCCTAGGTGAGGATGTTGCCGTATCGAAACTTACAATTTTTGACATAACAAAACAGATCTGCGATGCAGTCCAAGCCAGGGCAGAGAAAG ACAAGTATCATGGTGTCATTCTTATCCCCGAGGGGCTAGTAGAAAGTATTCCAGAATTGTACGCCCTGCTCCAG GAAATCCACGGTCTTCATCGCCAAGGAGTTTCTGTTGAGACAATACCTTCTCAGCTTTCACCATGGGCATCCGCATTGTTTGAATTTTTGCCACCATTTATGAGGAAACAG GTGGTTCTCCACCCGGAGTCTGATGACTCTGCACAACTTTCCCAG ATCGAGACTGAAAGGCTGCTAGCCCATCTGGTGGAGACAGAAATGAACAGACGGTTG AAAGAAGGCACATATATAGGAAAGAAGTTCAATTCAATCTGCCACTTTTTTGGATACCAAGCTCGGGGATCTTTGCCATCAAAATTCGATTGCGATTATGCCTAT GCGCTTGGCCATGTTTGCTATCACATATTAGCTGCTGGTTTGAATGGTTACATGGCGACCATAACAAATCTGAAGAACCCTGTGAATAAGTGGAGGTGTGGTGCTGCTCCGATACCG GCAATGATGACTGTCAAGAGGTTATATGGCGCAGGAGCAACAGCTATCGGAAAGCCTGCCATCCATCCTGCCACGGTTGACTTGGAAGGAAAAGCCTATGA GTTGGTGAGGCTCAGAGCTTCCAGTTTTCTGATGGACGACATATATAGAAACCCAGGGCCAATCCAATTTGAAGGGCCGGGTGCTGATGCAAATTCTATTTCGTTGTGCGTCGAAGACCAAGACTACATGGGCCGAATTAAATTGCTTCAGGAGTATATGGATAAG GTGAAAAGCATCGTTAAGCCTGGGTGTTCGCAGGATGTGCTGAAAGCAGCTTTGAGTGCTATGGCTTCGGTGACAGACGTGTTAGCGCTGATGTCTTCCTCCTCCATGAATGGGCAGACACCTCTCTAA